aATCACCCATCAGaattttgtacttttttttttattcatggtATCATTACGGTACAGGTCAGTCAACGGTGACTGTACATGAGCGCTCAACTAAAACGTCACTACAGGGTCACAATGAACTCCGCAGAGTAACTCTATTGATGTACTGAACTGTACAGGCACacttaatatatttatatatatatatttataataaatatGGCAGATTTGGCCTAAGCTCTCATAGGAGAGGGCTGCCTTCCTCAAAACGGACACACATACGCTTTCGGGTGCAAGCAAGGCGGGGCCACACCCCTCTGCAGTCCTGGGGAAGCACACGCTTTTGGGTGCAGTTTCGCGTGTGAGGCCAGACCCCTCCTTGCTCCCGGGAGACGTACACGTTCCCTCTTCACTTGCACAAATCAAAAGGAGATGAAAGGAAACCACTGAAcaaataatatttataaaacatataGATGCCGCTTCTGGAATGTCTCTGGGGAGGGAACAAGTAACAGAACATTGTGGAATTCCTAAGTGGACAGACAAGCACCACGCATACAGTTCACGCCGCGCTGTACTTGTTCCCGTGGCAACGTCACCGCGCTGCCACCGCAGCAGGGGTTCTCCGTGGTTCTGCCCGCGTTTCTCCAGTAGGTATGGTGGCGTGACACTGCACTGGCTGgggaggatggatggaatagGAGGGAGAAGTGGGATCTCGGGCAGACAGGTGGATGAAGGGAACAGAGTCTAGGTCTAGCTCTGATGCCCAGAACCCTGCACCGGGGCAAAGAATGGACCCaagggcaggggtggggggcactggcTGGCCATGGGGTGGCATCGCCGCTCTTTACCTTTCATCAGCCATGAATCGGGCTGACGCTTAACACAAAAATTACACAAAAACATGACTAAGAAATGCAAAGGGAGCAcagtgaacttttttttttgcccgcCACCAGCTCTTGCTGGCACTGTACAGTAaaaaggtgtggggggggggggggctggcctcTGTCCTGCAGTGATGCCTGCTCTCAGATCCAGGCTACACGTCCGTGGAGAAGTAGAGAGTGTTACGCTTGAGCTCGGCGAAGGAGATGGGCGGGTGCTGCAGGTAGTACAGGAGTACCTGGACCTGGGGGCGGGACAACAGCAGTAAAGCACCACTAGAAACGCTAGACACGCTGCTACATCGCTCATGCGCGCAGACAATCATGATTTCCTTGAATCCATTGCCATGGCACCATGTTGTCAAAGTGATATTTGGCAAGCGGGCCGGGTAAGTGGGAAGGCCAGGTTCTCATGACCGGGAATGACGCTGGACAGAGATCAGGTTAGCCGGGCTGAGCTGGGCTGCAGCCTGGGGACAGCTGGCCAGTCCATGTTATCATTTCACTCTGGGTTCACCTGGGGCTAAACCTCTGTTGCTTCATTAGGTTACCAATCCTGTTTTTCTGTCTGTGTTGGCCATGGCTAAATTTAAGCACTGGTCACAAAACTGCTTCCTGTTTATAGTACTGCTTAGGGTCCAGCTGGATCCTCTAAGTGCAGTGCTAGGACTCGCCCACATCCGGACCAGCCAttatgtatgggggggggggggggggtgctgataaTTTGATAATCCTTGATATGTTTTTTATGCCACATTAAAACGAAACACTCAAGTCTAACTTTGTATTACATTATCACAAAACTCTCCAAATTGGGAGTGGTTAAGTGTAACATGTGCTGACTAATAACAGCACAGTTTTAGAGGCGTAATAAAATGGATTTTCATGTGATTGATCAATGCTTGGGGGCGGTGGGAGGCCAGGTGGGTTAAGACGCTATGacggtgatcggaaggttgctcttTCAAGTCCCATGGTTGGCaaggtgatgtcaccattgggcccctgggcaaaacccATAACCGCCTatggctccagggactgtctgaccctgctttctcaaaaatgtataataaaagCATTGGCTCAGTAAGTAAAATGTTTGGTCTTTGGTCATTTCTCAGCTGGCCTAAAAGTGGTTTAACAAATCTAAATACTGCTACACAGCTGTCAGGATTGTAAATCAGACCAGTCCCTAGATATGTGGGTAAGTCCCCATCCCTTCACCCTCCAGCCTACCTGTGCCATGACGTCCTGTGACCAGATGTCGGAGGCCAGCGTGACGTGGCCCTTGCTGCTCTCCTCGGAGGGTCTCAGGAGAGTGGGGCCAAAGACAGTTCCCAGGTTGTGGAGGGACATCTTGTTGACAGGTTCCTTCTCGGCAACCCTGTATGAGGTGAAAACGTCACGTGGAGCCAGGGAAACAGCGTAACTGCGATGCTTTGGGTTGGCAGGAGGTGATTGGCCTGCTGGTCATGCTGGACAGGATTTGATGCAGGGCTCGCTCCATTGAGCAGGTCACGAGCTCCATTAAGAGCGATAAAGAAACTCCGTGTGAATCTATAAGCGCATGCGGGTGTCACCACGGCAACAGTAGTGGTCCTAACAGCAACATTAAATACCACCCACACAcaggctgccatgtttaactagCAAAGCGTCCTCTGTCTGCCGTGAGAGCTGCGTGGCAGCAAATGTGCACTGATAAAATAAACCCATTCCTTACTTAAGAGATGCTGAaacagtatgtttttttttaactgaagtAGCCATTGTGCAGACTGCAAAAAGGCATCAGGTGGTCATCAAGGAGATCAGTGAGATGCAGGAAGAGGACATGCTCTCACTCAGGGGATTCAATCATCCTGCCTGgccagaatatatatatatatttttttttgctaattagATGTACCTTTAAAGCCAAATATATAATCTGACCTGACAGCAATTCTATTGGGAAATTTTAGTTATCAGagtttagtttaaaaaaaaaaaaaaaacctgattaaTTGCAAATTTATTTCCCAAGTTTTTCACGTACATCGCACTTCTTCATCATGGCCAGCAGATGTCAGCTCTGCACACTCATGTCACACTACATACATACAAAGCCCATATTTCGAATGATGCTAGGAAATGCATTAGTGGCTTGTTTTCATTTAGGTAAATGAGACACAATAGAAGAGGGTGACTATGTTTCCATTATGGAAGAGGAAGGAAAGGGCCAGGCCTTTGAAGACATCGTTTCAGAGAACTGGCTGGCAGATAGGCACAATTATAAAAGTCAGTCAGTGGAGTGTCCAAAACATCATTTAATTCCTTCGACAATCATCAGTCAATCAAAGTGGGACACAATGTTAGCATCCCTACCCCCCTGGCCTTTATGTAAATTCCCCTTCTGTATGTGAGAAACCAGGCGGAACTAAGGTGGGGGGGGTAAAGCCATTCTCCTGTCATCCCAGCTCACATTTTCCAGTAAAAGAAGCCACTCTGgtgctgcacatgatgaaggacAGAAGGAAGAGATCAGAGAAGCAGAAAGGAGCCAGATACAGCAGCTGTTAAACAGGCAACGGAGGAGCTGGGAGCTCAAAGGCCGGGGAGAGGCGTGTGACCTGggatggccagcagggggcgcactCATATTCCGAGCAGGTTTTCACACAAGGCCTTGTGATACCAGCAGCAAATGTGGGGGTTTGGAAACTGGGAAACTTGGAAGCTTGTAAACACGGACCTTACATAAATGGGAGCCATGGGACAGTATGCAAGGGAATGGGGCACACATATGCTAAAAGCCCCCCTAACTGTACCTCTTGAGGTGCTCCAGGAGTGTGAGGAAGGTAATAAGGTTGGGGTCAGGCAATGATCGCAGCAGGTGCATCATGCAGTTCTCCTTGGCGGCAGGGTCCGACAgcactgtgggggtgggggtgagataATGGATTACTGGCTGCCCAGGTTAGCGACCCGCCCTCCCCCTCCAGTGAGCTCGCAGCTTACCAATGCCCTCCATGAAGGCTGGGTACAGGCGGTCTGTAAGCAGTGGCTCCGGAAGCTCCCGGAAGTACAGCTTCAGTGTCCCCGCGATGGCATTGATGTCCATGTCACTCAGCATCACTAAGATGTCTTTGGTATCTGGGGAGTTGACGGGGGAGGATTGACTCAGTATCTCAAGGAATTGTTCAGGAAAGCCCAGGGTTTAGAGGAGGGATCTGCATATTTCTCTAGGGTGAGAAGCAGTCATTCCCGTACCCACTAGGTCTCTCTCTTACTTGTATCGAAGGCTGCCTTTAGGGCCTGGATATCGGTGGCCACCCCGGAGATCCTATAGATGCCGACCTCGTCGATGCCCCGCTTCTCCACCTCCTCGATGCACTGGCGTACGATGTAAGGCACCTTGGAGCGCTCGCGTCTGAGGATCGACACAGACAATGTCATGCGATCCAGCAGGACACTGCTGACACGTCAGGTGGACAGAGGAATGAGAAGCTAATGAGCTGTCGAGGAATTACTTGGTCACCACGCTGATTTTGACACCGAACACTCCACTCTGCTTTTTGGACGGCGTCCTCTTCAAACTCAAGTCACGACTTGTGAACTTCATGGAGAACTCCACTTTGATCTGAAAGAAGCAGCCATTGATTGGTTATGATTTCCGAGGGTAGCGAGGACATATGAAGATGACTCCATTACTGCTTCCAGAAGGTTCCATGAtatgataataataacagtaattgtTACTTTATTGATTCCCGTGGGGGAATTCTTTTTATACCTCTATGCTCatggacccgcagacgtgccaAATCTGGGTTcaaaccttctgatcataagcacacaggcttagcccactgagccacatgctgccccctaactATGATACATAGTTTAGGTCAGGGGCTGGCAATCTCATCTtcatagggccagtgtgtatgcaggttttggggataacctttaggtcagctgttcaaacccaggtgtgaggacttttCAGCCATtcagtcctctaatttgtaatatAATTAGTGAGTTACAGTAAAAACCCTCATACCCAACAACCCTTTCCTAAATGGGGTCTATTTGCAATCAATAGGTGCTCACAATTGCAGTACCACTCGTGTCCTTAGGGGGCCACTTACACCATTCATCTCGATGACGTCCATGTGCCAGTTCTTGGACTGTACAGTCTGTGGGTCCAGCTGGAAGACAAAGAAGCAGATTGACCATTTGTTTTAAGGACTTGTACCATTCATGTGTTTTTTGCATATTAGGTACCattttcacacaaaaaaaaattcaagtaaTTCTTtgtaaaacatttccatttgccAGAAAGGTTCCCATGCAACTTCTGGAATGACTAAAACAGTCCTACAGGTCGACAGGGATCAAAACCCCATGAAAAAAAGACGCAGTATGTCCCTCATAAAACTCCCCCAATGTACATGAGCACTGGAaccaacaaacacacactgaccAAACCCTCAAAGACTGACAGCACCTCCCAGGAGAAGCATGTTTAACTAAACTCCAACCCCCCCACATCAAGTCAATTAAATATTGCTCAAGACCCAAGTTTCCTCTTCATGGAACAGACTTTGATTTTCACAGTACAGTCCCTCCCAGCATCTGAACAACAAATAAAACACAGTGCCACTCATGTTCTAAGAAATGCTAAACTTCTTTGTGGTTCAGAAATCAAACACTTAATCGTCATTCGCAGCTTCTGCCAAACTCGTCAAGCAGGTCGAGGTGATGCCACCTCCTGTAGCAGAGTGTGCTGCCCAGCATAAGCCCAAGTCAGGCTACACGTTCCAGCCCTGGGTTGCTGGGTTGACAAAATCTCCCATGTTTTCCAAAACTTCGGCACTCGGTGGAAATCAGAAAAGTCGTCAGAGAGCCGCCTGCCCTGTCACTGCACGCACCTGCCCAGCCAAAAACGGCTTCCCAGCCCGTCTGAATTATGCAGTCTTTTAACCTCGGCCAAGAGATCGCAGCCGCGTTCCACTTTGAGACTCTGAAATCTCCCGGGACATTTCCGCTTCGACGAAGATTCCATTTTCCACAGCCTTCTGGAAATTCCCAGACTGGCCCTCTATATTTAAGAATCCCTGGGAACTGAAgttgacattttttttcccttgcttATTAAATTTCTGGGACACTGAGAGCATTAACTGCCCCCCCATGCTAGTGCTCCAGAGCCCCATaccgtggagggggggggatctgtGCCTCACAGCCCTGGCCCTGTGAGCTAATAAGGCAAGCAGATGACCCTTGGGGAGACACAGTCAAAAATCATCTGCTAACTGCACATTGGTACAGCACTGTATGCAATGTTTAGTCAATAGCCATAAGTCAGACTAAAGGACCATCATCTGGATTATTTTCTGCTGGTCAGTATTAACCTGAACACAAGAGAACATGTCGTTAAATACAAGACACACCAAACCATGTTGTTTTTGCGACAAAAGACAGGAATTCACGTAAACATCATCAGAAGTAGTAAACACAGGAGATAGAGCTCTGCACAGGCTACAGCAATCGAGCTAAAGTCTGCTTTGCTCTGGTTAGTCAAACACTTTCCCTGGGTTTTCATCTCTTTCTGGTGACATTTGTCCGCTGCCGACCTGATCCCCGCTTCTGTGTGATCTCGAAACACGGATTTGTGCTCGAACGACGTCACCACCATGTGTTCCCATGCACTCTGGATTTACttaccacccaccccccactcaGCTCCTTTTTCTCATTATGAAACACCTAATCCATGCATGGGATCATGGCAACATACTCCAGGTTACTGCATAAGGATTCACTAAGCAAGGAACTTCACCGATGAACTGACTTCCAGCCAATGTACAATGACGGCAAACTGGAAGAACAACCATCCTGGCCGAGGATGACGGGAAGCATGATCCCGCACAGGGTCCAACATCATTCCAGTCCACAATTGTTCACAAAAGTAATGGCCTGCTTGTTTGTCATTTTAAATGACTTGCTTTGCTGTACCAAATTATCAGAGCAGCGGGGGATTTAAAACTAGCTTAGAGTAGCAGACTTACCACCACTGGCCCTTGGAGGCCTGAGCAAAGAACCTCCCAGATGTTGGCGTGACTCTGTGCTCAGAGTTCAAACTCAAACCGCTGCCCTATTCATCACCGTTATTAAAGACGAAGGAAGTCAAACAAGGCCATAGGCAGATGATCC
This genomic stretch from Brienomyrus brachyistius isolate T26 chromosome 6, BBRACH_0.4, whole genome shotgun sequence harbors:
- the abr gene encoding active breakpoint cluster region-related protein isoform X5, with the protein product MTEVLVSDCSLSSVCERLERCCVETGLDHPPSKRPPNTGAKLWGRVRSKLLRQKLDPQTVQSKNWHMDVIEMNGIKVEFSMKFTSRDLSLKRTPSKKQSGVFGVKISVVTKRERSKVPYIVRQCIEEVEKRGIDEVGIYRISGVATDIQALKAAFDTNTKDILVMLSDMDINAIAGTLKLYFRELPEPLLTDRLYPAFMEGIVLSDPAAKENCMMHLLRSLPDPNLITFLTLLEHLKRVAEKEPVNKMSLHNLGTVFGPTLLRPSEESSKGHVTLASDIWSQDVMAQVQVLLYYLQHPPISFAELKRNTLYFSTDV